The nucleotide window CGGTTGTACCGGTAAGGGTAACGATCAAATTAGATTCGAATTAGGGTTCTATGCTTTGAAGCCAGATGTTAAAGTCATTGCTCCATGGAGATTACCTGAATTCTTCGAAAGATTTGCCGGTAGAAAGGATCTTTTGGATTACGCCGCTGAAAAGGGTATTCCAGTTGCTCAAACAAAAGCTAAGCCATGGTCCACTGATGAAAACCAAGCTCATATCTCTTATGAAGCTGGTATCTTGGAAGATCCAAACACTACTCCACCAAAGGATATGTGGAAATTGACCGTCGACCCAATGGATGCTCCAGACCAACCACAAGATCTTTCCATTGACTTCCAACGTGGGTTACCAGTCAAGGTTGCTTATAAATGTCCAAAGACAGGTAAAGATGTTTCTGTTACCAAACCATTAGACATCTTTGAAACCGTCTCCAAATTGGCAAGAGCTAATGGTGTTGGTAGAATCGATATCGTCGAAGATCGTTACATTAACTTGAAGTCCAGAGGTTGTTACGAACAAGCTCCACTAACTGTCTTGAGAAGAGCTCATGTCGATTTGGAAGGTCTAACTTTAGACAAGGAAGTCCGTGGTTTGAGAGACAGTTTCGTTACACCAAACTACTCTAGACTATTGTACAATGGTTCTTACTTCTCTCCAGAATGTGAATATATCAGAGGTATGATTCAACCTTCTCAAGAAACTGTTAACGGTACCGTTAGAGTTAGATTATACAAGGGTAACGTTATGGTCTTGGGTAGATTCTCCGAAACTGAAAACTTGTACGATCCAACTGAATCATCCATGGATGAATTGACCGGGTTCCTACCAACTGACACTACTGGTTTCATCGCCATTCAAGCTATTAGAATTAAGAAATACGGTGATGCTAAGAGAGCTAAGGGTGAAAAATTAACCTTATAGATCACTTTAAACTCTCACTCATCATCATATCTATCACATATCCCAAAAGCATTTAGTTCACCATTCTTATTAAATGTAAGAATTTAAAActgtatatatatataaatattacAACTAATAAAAACAATTAATGACAAAATAAGACTGTCATCCCAGTCTCGAGGctatttttcttcctcgAATGGATTACGTAACACATAATTTTAAATGAAACATAGTTAACTTTGCATTATGTAGGCCTCCAACTACCATTTACACaaaacatttttgaaataacttaaagagaaagaataaaaCGTACTATACAAATGACTCTGAAAGATATACAGGAACAGTTTCTAGCAGACCATGAAGCACCTATCACAATGCTATCGGTCAAGGATTATTTCCCACAATTGACCACAAGGGAACAATTATATGCCCATTATATGGCATTAGCATCTCATGCAGGAACAAGAATAGTAACAAGACAGGTCTCCGTTGAGAGTGAATCGATCTatgatttgattttgaatattcatAGGAATTTGAATGGTGACTATTCAGTTGTGAGCTCtagtgatgatgataaaagGGAAACTCAGTATTATTTGGAATGGGCTTCCCAAATCTTGGCTAACTTGGGTAATTTTAGATCCTTTGGTGATTCTAAGATCATTCCTCGTTGTTCTGTTGcctttttcaaaaaattgcTTTCAGTCGCTGGAATAAAATCAGTCACTAACACCAGGGAATTCCCAGATACAAACTCATTGCTTGAAAAGGGTATTTATAATGTCGATGAAAAGAGTGGACTACTCGGGTTTCCAGCAGACGGATTTACCAGTTCTTACTATACAGGCTTGCCTATCTCAATTGATGAcatgaaatttttgaagaataagGTGTTTAGTAAATATGACATTATGCCCGAAAATTTAACTATTCACAAGGAATCCTCAActgattttgaaatccTGGTAGCATCAGAAGTAATAAAAGGTATTGATGAATGTGAATCATATACTATTAAAAATTCTGATGATAAAGAAGTTCAAGTGAAATTTAAGTATGGGGAACATCATGAAGAAATGACGCAtattatttccaatttagaGAAAGCTAAAAAGTATGCAACCAACAAGACACAAGAGGAAATGttagaaaaatatattggCTATTTCAAATCTGGTGAAGGTGCATTACACAAGGATGCTCAAAAATTGTGGGTGCAAGATATTTCTCCCACTATTGAAACAAACATTGGGTTTATCGAAACTTATAGAGAACCTTCTGGGATTATTGGTGAATATGAAGCCTTAGTAGCCATTCAGAATAAGGAACGTACAGCCAAATTTGCCACTATGGTCGCTAATGCTGAACAATTTTTATCCCTCTTACCATGGGATCATTCTTTTGAGAAGCCTAAATTTCATGCTCCAGATTTCACATCTCTAGAGGTTTTAACTTTTACTGGTTCTGGTATCCCAGCAGGTATCAATATCCCTAACTATGACGATGTCAGATTGAATGTTGGGTTCAAGAATGTCTCTCTAGGAAATATATTGAGCGCAGCTACTAAGGGATCATCAAAACTACCACCTACTTTTATTTCAGAGGCTGATCGTCctatttttgaaaagtatCAAGGCGAATCATTTGAAGTACAGGTCGGTATCCATGAGTTATTAGGTCATGGATCAGGTAAATTACTAACTGAAACATCACCAGGTGAATACAACTTTGATCATTTGAACCCACCAATTGGATTAGATGGTAGACCAGTGGCAACATATTATAAATTTGGTGAAACATGGGGGTCCAAATTTGGTGCTTTGGCTGGGGCATATGAAGAATGTAGAGCAGAATCAATTGCAATGTATTTGATAACAAAcagaaaattattagaaatttTTGGTTTCCAAACTAAAAAAGATCAAGACAACATTATCTATGCAGGTTTTTTGCAGATGGCACGTGCTGGGTTAATGGCTCTACAATATTGGGATCCTGAAAGCAAAAAATGGGGTCAAGCTCACATGCAAGCTAGATTTTCAATTATGAAAACGTTCTTGAAACACGCAGAAGGTGGGAAATTCTTAAAATTAGTTCCAAGTGAAGACGGTAAggatttatttattgatttagATCGTTCATTAATCGAGACTGTTGGCCATGAATGTGTAAAGGATTATTTGCTACACTTGCACGTTTACAAGTGCTCTGCCGATGTCAAGAGGGGGAGCGAATACTTCATTGATAGATCTACTGTGACAGAAGACTTAGCTAGCTTGCGAGATCTCGTTATCTCGAAGAAATTGCCAAGAAGACAATATATTCAAGCCAAcacattattaaatgacCAAGATGAAGTTGTATTGAAGGAGTACGATGAGACTTCGCTGGGTATGATCCAGTCATTCATTGACAGAAATGTGTAATTATATAAACTTCATAGTGTAATTGACATATTTGTCTACgccttttttttttggcCAAGGGATCGGGTTATCTGtcaaaaattttataaatgACTAAAATTCGAAAACAATAGATTCTCTCCTTTATACGTCAAAGCTACCATTCAAGTAAAAGAGCATCAAACAGATTAGAACATTCAATCTAGAGAATGACAGCTTCAACTGAAACATTTAAACTGTTCTTGTTGAGACACGGGCAGAGTGAATTGAACCAcgaaaatattttctgtGGTTGGATTGATGCCAAATTGACTGAAAAAGGGAAATCGCAAGCACGCCACACGGCCAGCTTGATCAAGGATTACTGTCAGTCAAACAATGTTTCCTTGCCTCAGATTGGGTACACTTCAAGATTAGTCCGAACTCAACAGACTATGGATGTTATCcttgatgaattaaatcTAAAAGGTGAAAATCATGTTGTTTGTGGGAACTCATTTACAGAAAAGGATGAGTCAGATTTGACTACAAGTTTGCAACAAAATAAAGGACAAGTTATTCCCGTTTTACAAACATGGAGATTGAATGAACGTCATTATGGTTCCTGGCAAGGACAAAGAAAGCCAAAGATTTTGCAACAATATGGTAAGGATGAATACATGTATATCAGAAGAGATTATCATGGGAAACCTCCACAAGTTGATTTGAAACTTGAGATGGTTCAAGAGGTCGACGAAAAGGGATCATCTACCGGTTATGAATTCAAGGAGCCTAATAGacatttgaaatatggCGTAGAGGAAGCCAATGGAGAAACCTTACCTTCAGGTGAATCTTTGGAAGATGTGGTCAAGAGGATGGTTCCCCTTTTTGATAACAttgttttgaaattagCCAAAGACTTTTCTTTAGACTCTTCTTTAATAGTTGGACATGGTAGTTCTGTGAgatcaattttaaaaatctTGGAAGGAATTTCAGATGAAGCAATCAAGGATGTCGATATTCCAAATGGTATTCCATTGGTAATTGAACTAGATAGAAGTAGTTTCAAGTTTATTAGAAGCTTTTACTTGGATCCAGAATCTGCCAAGATCAATGCCAAAAAAGTCCGTAATGAAGGGTTTGAACAAAACCCATAATACCTGTTATGACAAAAAATAACGACTGATTGAGTGGAAAAATGAAATCTACCcaaaaattaagaaaatcaatacttttcttcaaattaatAGAGATATacataataaaaataaatgccGTAATGATTTTACAGAAAAACATAATGAATCGTTTCATGAAAAATGATTCATGTTCTTTGCTTAGATAATACTACTTTCAATTAGTTAAATGATGCTATTAACCCCACAAATATATCTGGTTAAGTGTATAAAGTTCGATGATAGGTATGTTAATTTACCTTAATCATCGACAAACGAATTCTCTCAAGCCAATAAAAAAAGCCAGCGGCGAACTACTTATTGAGCCATGATGtatccaatattttttttcgcATACTTTGTAACTTCCTTTTTTTCCTCCAATGTTAGGCCTTCATGCTTGGATTTCAAATGCCTCGATAAAGCATCTAACCTGGAAAACGTTTTTGAGAATCCACGTTCACCAAAAAGTTTAATACATTGTAAACAAtgaaaaacaattttttgCTTGGCATGTATTGTATTTTGATGTCTTACTAAGTCATAGGATCTAGAAAATTGGGCCGAGCATGGTGCGTCTGTTATTAAATCTAACATCATGCATGTATAAATATCGTTTTCAAACTTTGAATTTGGTAAAACAACGGGCTTCTTTTGCTTTCCCTTAGATTTGCTATGTTTTGTAGGGTAGTTTACCTTGTCTATCATCTCCGTCGAAGTTTTGAGTTCTTGATTGGTATCAACAGTAATTTGAAGCGGTTCTCTTTTTTGCTGCTGTGGTGTCAAGGATCTATCACTTACAACCAATTGTAGTGTTGAGTTATCCATGTACGAGCATGAATGGTTAACGTACGTGTTCTCATCATTATCGCTTCCATTATTCGCATTCTTGTCATCatcgtcgtcatcatcactaATATCGATATCTTCGTCTTGAGgaaattcattattgaaaatggtCTTGGTATCAGTAGCATTCAAAACAAAATTCTTATCTTGTAATGGCCAATCCTTAGAAAATTTCTCATCCTTTTCATAATTCATTGTCTCATCATCTGTTTGTGATGAATAAAATTCGTCGAAGTCATCACTAAAATCGCTCGATATTCTAACGCTAAATTGAGCAGAGGGATGGGTATTACTAAACGAATTGGAATCTGATCCATTTAACATGGGAGAATCAGAGAATGCGAATGAttgttgaatattattattgttgttggtatTTTTGGTATATATTTTCTCTGTTAATGAAGGTTGAATGGCATTATCAATCGATGTTGTCATAGCTGAAAGATCAGCAtatttgttgaaaaatgatgCATTTTCGTCATGCAAACTTCCAAACGGGCTAATTCTTCCCACAGAAGGGGAAATTTCACTTTGGCGACGATTATTCCAAGACATTGACCGATTATCGTCATTGTGCAATCGTTGATGAAGAGTAAATGACTGATTATCAGCAAAGTTTGGCACCCTCTTATCAGGATGATGTAATTGGGTCTTTAACCCCATTGACCTAGCATCAGCTTGAGAGGAAACTGAACTGCTGGATGATATAGAAGAAGTGGAACCATACCTCAGAAATTGTTGCGGATTTAAGTTGCAGGGTATTGAGGGACGGTACCCCTTTAAATGTGACTTCAACTGATAcaattcatcttctaaaGGTTCAGTGAACAGATTTGGAGGTAGTTCGGTGGATGTCATTATCATATTAATGTATTTCGTACGCTGTCTAGTCTCGCCTACGTGTCGAGTCTTCCTATATTATGGTGCAACGAAAAGTGTATATTATACAATAAAATCACTtaacaaaatataatatagtCTGCTCAGGGGTGTTTTATAGGTGCCTTGTAAACTGACAACTAAATGAGTAACTGGGCGGTTGTATTCGACTCGACGTGTTTCCAACTCATGATCCATTCTCTCTTTTATAAAATTCGCGATGCGCCGTTTCAGATCCTTTAGGGTGTCGTCGTTATaggtgatgatgataacaATATTCTATAAGTTTCTGTATTTATCGTCATGTTGTATCTATATATAGTCTATCTACACGGTATgtattcatcattattctACACTAGGGCGGACTTAGATTTCCTCTTCAAACTCCAATGCTGCATCCCAGAATTTGGTTTCCAACTCACAAACTTGGCCAAAGATTTTCACTAATGTGTCTAGTTGTTCTGCTGGATACGTCATGGCTATGTGGTTCAATAGAACTTCACCGTCTGCCATATGTTCACGGTACCACTTGGAGGAGTAGACATCTAACCATTCGTGGTACATCGTACCCTTTTCAACAgtaatatcattttcaaaagttatCAAAGCATACCCGTAACCCATTAGACATGGCGTCAATGCAGCTACTAATTCTTGCCAGTTACCTCTTCTAGCAACATCATTAAAGTACCTTGAATACGCTCTCAAAGCCGGGCcctttgaaatattttcaaaataagaGTCGTTTTTAACGCCAAATTCTTCCCTTAACCTCTTTTGATGATGTTGCATTTCTTGTTTAACTCCGCCAACAATGGTCAATTCTTTTTCCATATCATCTAATGATGGAGCTTTACTACCAGCAACACAATGAACGCGGGCGTAATCTACAAGATAGGAATAATCTTgttcaatgaaaaattgaaactttttaCGATCTAATGAACCGTCAGCGATTTTCTTTACAAATTCATGATTAATATAAGTTTCCCAATGTGGCTTAACATATGGATGTTCAATCAagtatttgaagaaattttttctgATGCTTTCGGTAGTCGTTAATGCCTTGGATGGAACGAGATCATGTGCGGTAAAACATTCGTCTTCAATCATTTTCTCTAGTGGAACTTCTACAGCATACACGTGGTTGATAGGTCCGTTTGTCTTCACTGTATCTTTTGTGACTTCACAACCAATGGCAACTGCATTTTGAACATATTCTACACCACCATAGATAGCTTGACAAAGGGAATAGCCTCGAGCTAAATTAGAGGAGATGGCAGAAGCTAAGGTACACCCAGTACCATGGGTATGCGTAGTGTTAACATAACGTCCTTTATATACCACAAACTTCTTCTCGCTTTTCATATATAGGACATCagtaatatatttcttattGCCATCACTTGTCCATGGAATATGTCCACCTTTCAATAAGATGTTACTACATTTGGTCGCATCAGAAACATCCTGAGCTAGTTTGTAAATGTCATCCATGGATTCAAGCTTACTTTCCTTACCaatcaatttgaaacattcTGGAACGTTAGGAGTTAGCAACGTAGCAAATGGTGtaatcttttctttgattaTCGAAACCAATTCATCACCAGCTAATGAAGAACCAGAAGTGGCAACTAAGACAGGATCAACGATCaattttggttttgatTCGTCTCCTTCAAATGACTTCAATTTATCATGCAAGGCCTCAATTGATTCTAAGGTTAACATCCCAGTTTTAATCACGTCACATCTcatatctttcaaattggcATCAAGAATTTGAGAAACAACATTTTCTGGTGTAACATGGATTCCATACACTTTAACCGGGGTTTGGATTGTCAATGCTGTCATACAAGTCATACCGTAACATCTATGTGCTGAGATTGTCTTAAGATCAGCTTCAATACCGGCACCACCACTGGAATCGGAGCCAGCAATCGTTAGAACGGTTGGTAATCTCTCAGACTTGGCTAATGAAAGATATGGTGGTGGTGTATTTATCGTGATAGTAGTATGGGCGTTCGTCATCTTTGATCTTTTGGTATTTGTATAGTTTTATTAAACTTTAGTTGACTAGAATTCAATAATCAAAATGCTAACACGAAGTAATAGAGTTGGTGGACTATACAGTTAttaaatatctttctttatatAGATCTCGCAAtgttttaatttcttctctaaTGGTTTCCATATATtatccattgaaaaaaaaaatacaataaaaGGCGAACCGCGGAGATTCATATTTATCACACGAGCACCAACGTAATAATTATAACGTAACATCCATCAGTGTCCATGAAGGTAGTCGCTGAGGTCGCCAAGTTAATAAAAAATGGGATCTAAACTATGCAGTTATTAGGATCATTGGATGATgattaaaaaatatcacCACAGTCCTTTAGTTTATGTTCTTTCCTTAATGCCCAATACTCACCTGTTGATTTCCAATATGGCTGTCTAGTAATTGGAtggatttcttctttaaacCATCTTGGTTTATATCCCTCACCCTTCATTTCCCTGTTTCTACGGACTGCTCTTTGTTTTTCCTCTAACCTATGCTTTTCGTCTGCCGCTTCATCATACCTTCCATCTTCCATGGCCCTTTGATCTGGTCTTAAACGAGAATCTGTTGGGGCTAACCATGGCAAAAGATGTGGTTGGGGTGCATTTAATGTAATTGCAAATGGTGTCAAGTGAAATGGAACCGTCATATCTCTTCCATTTACTTTCCAAAGTAAGAACTTGGAACCATCATATTTGGGACCTTCATCGCCAGTAGTGTTTGAGATCATATTAGCACCTCCAGTAGTTGCCTTTGTTGTCTTTAGACCTTCTACCTTTAAGTCGCCCTTATTCTTAGAAGTAACCTTCTTAGCGTAGATAGCATCATTCCAGTGACCACCAAGAACCCAAACTTTTTCACCCTTTTTGTTATACACGTCACCCTTAAGTTCAAAGGCTCCTGTAGAGGTCCATCCACGTGCCTTAAAGGTAAGGTTACAATAATCACCAGTAGTATGATTGGTTATTGTCACTTCACCATGATTGTCCACTTGGGGATTCCCAACAAGGATACCAATTACAGTATTATCTGGTTTTTTGTAAGTGTACAAATCCTCTTCAGCACCGCTATCTGGTCTTATCTTCACATGCCATAGACCCAGATGTTTAATTCCAAAGGATCTACCATTGAATGAAGTCACAACGTTGACTTCCCCAAAAAAATCCCATTTAGGCGATTCTGTCCATGTAGCTGCAATTGGCGGATGATGAGAGACTTGCTCTGTAAAAAATCTATAGGAGCCATTTGGATTTGTATATTCAAACGTCTCACCTAATAATGGGTTGAAAGGCTTAGCAACTCTGCCAATTGTTGATGCATAAATGGAGGAGGCAAAAGTTGCAGTGTATAGCAATCTTAAAGTAGAATCTTCGAACG belongs to Naumovozyma castellii chromosome 3, complete genome and includes:
- the ARG1 gene encoding argininosuccinate synthase (ancestral locus Anc_3.170); translated protein: MSKGKVCLAYSGGLDTSIILAWLLEQGYEVVAFMADVGQEEDFEAAKEKALKIGATKYVCVDCKEDFVKDILFPAVQCNAVYEDIYLMGTSLARPIIAKAQIDVAEKEGCFAVSHGCTGKGNDQIRFELGFYALKPDVKVIAPWRLPEFFERFAGRKDLLDYAAEKGIPVAQTKAKPWSTDENQAHISYEAGILEDPNTTPPKDMWKLTVDPMDAPDQPQDLSIDFQRGLPVKVAYKCPKTGKDVSVTKPLDIFETVSKLARANGVGRIDIVEDRYINLKSRGCYEQAPLTVLRRAHVDLEGLTLDKEVRGLRDSFVTPNYSRLLYNGSYFSPECEYIRGMIQPSQETVNGTVRVRLYKGNVMVLGRFSETENLYDPTESSMDELTGFLPTDTTGFIAIQAIRIKKYGDAKRAKGEKLTL
- the NCAS0C03640 gene encoding dipeptidyl-peptidase III (ancestral locus Anc_3.171), whose amino-acid sequence is MTLKDIQEQFLADHEAPITMLSVKDYFPQLTTREQLYAHYMALASHAGTRIVTRQVSVESESIYDLILNIHRNLNGDYSVVSSSDDDKRETQYYLEWASQILANLGNFRSFGDSKIIPRCSVAFFKKLLSVAGIKSVTNTREFPDTNSLLEKGIYNVDEKSGLLGFPADGFTSSYYTGLPISIDDMKFLKNKVFSKYDIMPENLTIHKESSTDFEILVASEVIKGIDECESYTIKNSDDKEVQVKFKYGEHHEEMTHIISNLEKAKKYATNKTQEEMLEKYIGYFKSGEGALHKDAQKLWVQDISPTIETNIGFIETYREPSGIIGEYEALVAIQNKERTAKFATMVANAEQFLSLLPWDHSFEKPKFHAPDFTSLEVLTFTGSGIPAGINIPNYDDVRLNVGFKNVSLGNILSAATKGSSKLPPTFISEADRPIFEKYQGESFEVQVGIHELLGHGSGKLLTETSPGEYNFDHLNPPIGLDGRPVATYYKFGETWGSKFGALAGAYEECRAESIAMYLITNRKLLEIFGFQTKKDQDNIIYAGFLQMARAGLMALQYWDPESKKWGQAHMQARFSIMKTFLKHAEGGKFLKLVPSEDGKDLFIDLDRSLIETVGHECVKDYLLHLHVYKCSADVKRGSEYFIDRSTVTEDLASLRDLVISKKLPRRQYIQANTLLNDQDEVVLKEYDETSLGMIQSFIDRNV
- the GPM3 gene encoding phosphoglycerate mutase family protein GPM3 (ancestral locus Anc_3.172), which translates into the protein MTASTETFKLFLLRHGQSELNHENIFCGWIDAKLTEKGKSQARHTASLIKDYCQSNNVSLPQIGYTSRLVRTQQTMDVILDELNLKGENHVVCGNSFTEKDESDLTTSLQQNKGQVIPVLQTWRLNERHYGSWQGQRKPKILQQYGKDEYMYIRRDYHGKPPQVDLKLEMVQEVDEKGSSTGYEFKEPNRHLKYGVEEANGETLPSGESLEDVVKRMVPLFDNIVLKLAKDFSLDSSLIVGHGSSVRSILKILEGISDEAIKDVDIPNGIPLVIELDRSSFKFIRSFYLDPESAKINAKKVRNEGFEQNP
- the NCAS0C03660 gene encoding uncharacterized protein (ancestral locus Anc_3.173), with protein sequence MIMTSTELPPNLFTEPLEDELYQLKSHLKGYRPSIPCNLNPQQFLRYGSTSSISSSSSVSSQADARSMGLKTQLHHPDKRVPNFADNQSFTLHQRLHNDDNRSMSWNNRRQSEISPSVGRISPFGSLHDENASFFNKYADLSAMTTSIDNAIQPSLTEKIYTKNTNNNNNIQQSFAFSDSPMLNGSDSNSFSNTHPSAQFSVRISSDFSDDFDEFYSSQTDDETMNYEKDEKFSKDWPLQDKNFVLNATDTKTIFNNEFPQDEDIDISDDDDDDDKNANNGSDNDENTYVNHSCSYMDNSTLQLVVSDRSLTPQQQKREPLQITVDTNQELKTSTEMIDKVNYPTKHSKSKGKQKKPVVLPNSKFENDIYTCMMLDLITDAPCSAQFSRSYDLVRHQNTIHAKQKIVFHCLQCIKLFGERGFSKTFSRLDALSRHLKSKHEGLTLEEKKEVTKYAKKNIGYIMAQ
- the THI20 gene encoding trifunctional hydroxymethylpyrimidine kinase/phosphomethylpyrimidine kinase/thiaminase (ancestral locus Anc_3.174), whose amino-acid sequence is MTNAHTTITINTPPPYLSLAKSERLPTVLTIAGSDSSGGAGIEADLKTISAHRCYGMTCMTALTIQTPVKVYGIHVTPENVVSQILDANLKDMRCDVIKTGMLTLESIEALHDKLKSFEGDESKPKLIVDPVLVATSGSSLAGDELVSIIKEKITPFATLLTPNVPECFKLIGKESKLESMDDIYKLAQDVSDATKCSNILLKGGHIPWTSDGNKKYITDVLYMKSEKKFVVYKGRYVNTTHTHGTGCTLASAISSNLARGYSLCQAIYGGVEYVQNAVAIGCEVTKDTVKTNGPINHVYAVEVPLEKMIEDECFTAHDLVPSKALTTTESIRKNFFKYLIEHPYVKPHWETYINHEFVKKIADGSLDRKKFQFFIEQDYSYLVDYARVHCVAGSKAPSLDDMEKELTIVGGVKQEMQHHQKRLREEFGVKNDSYFENISKGPALRAYSRYFNDVARRGNWQELVAALTPCLMGYGYALITFENDITVEKGTMYHEWLDVYSSKWYREHMADGEVLLNHIAMTYPAEQLDTLVKIFGQVCELETKFWDAALEFEEEI